One segment of Methylocella silvestris BL2 DNA contains the following:
- a CDS encoding acyl carrier protein → METKDLDQTELVNQIIDVIVKEGMIDREKVTPDATIESLDLKSIDIVMILTAIEDKFDVYIPMDGPFHEAKDIKSLIDAIAAYIIKEKS, encoded by the coding sequence GTGGAAACGAAGGATCTCGATCAAACCGAGCTCGTCAATCAGATTATCGACGTCATCGTCAAGGAAGGCATGATCGATCGGGAGAAAGTCACGCCCGACGCGACGATTGAAAGCCTCGACCTCAAATCGATCGACATCGTGATGATTCTGACGGCCATCGAAGATAAATTTGACGTCTATATTCCGATGGACGGCCCGTTCCACGAGGCCAAGGACATCAAAAGCCTGATCGACGCCATCGCGGCCTATATCATCAAAGAAAAATCATAA
- a CDS encoding L,D-transpeptidase has product MSKKRFGCDQPLRSISPRAGSFILFLARLATAAAAAFAALLLPPQPEALAREIVAFPQPYPAGMIVIKQSERKLYLVTGDGRAIRYPVAIGKSGKAWQGEATIQGKFMRPSWSAPADVRRDHPNFPAVIPGGSPRNPMGAAALTLSLSEVAIHGTTASMRKSIGAAASYGCIRMLNEDVVDLFGRVSVGTPVVAIP; this is encoded by the coding sequence ATGAGCAAGAAGCGCTTCGGCTGCGACCAACCCTTACGGTCAATCTCTCCACGCGCCGGTTCTTTCATTCTTTTCCTTGCGCGACTCGCAACGGCGGCTGCGGCGGCGTTTGCCGCCCTCCTTCTGCCGCCGCAACCCGAAGCGCTTGCGCGTGAGATCGTTGCCTTCCCGCAGCCCTATCCGGCCGGGATGATCGTCATCAAGCAGAGCGAACGAAAACTCTATCTCGTCACCGGCGACGGGCGGGCGATCCGCTATCCCGTCGCCATCGGCAAGAGCGGCAAGGCCTGGCAGGGCGAAGCCACGATCCAGGGCAAGTTCATGCGGCCGTCCTGGTCGGCGCCGGCGGACGTGCGCCGCGATCATCCCAATTTTCCCGCCGTTATTCCGGGCGGATCTCCGCGCAATCCGATGGGCGCGGCGGCGCTGACGCTCTCCCTCTCGGAGGTCGCCATTCATGGCACGACGGCGAGCATGCGAAAGTCGATCGGCGCCGCGGCGTCCTATGGCTGCATCCGCATGCTGAATGAGGACGTCGTCGATCTTTTCGGGCGGGTCAGCGTCGGAACCCCCGTGGTCGCGATTCCCTGA
- the acs gene encoding acetate--CoA ligase: MSDKVYPVTAEWSKSAYVDAAKYKSMYESSVSEPDKFWGEHGKRIDWVKPYTKVKNTSFDPHNVSIKWFEDGVTNVSTNCIDRHLATLGDQTAIIWEGDDPNESKHITYKQLHEEVCRLANVLKSYGISKGDTVTIYLPMIPEAAYAMLACARIGAIHSIVFGGFSADSLGGRIEGCKSKLIITADEGYRGGRKVPLKVNADAAIKKVDGIVETMIVVRRTGGKVAWTEGRDVWYDEALAKASPDCPAAEMNAEDPLFILFTSGSTGAPKGVVHSTGGYLVWASMTHQYVFDYRPGEVYWCTADVGWVTGHSYIVYGPLANGATTLMFEGVPSYPTISRFWDVVDKHQVNIFYTAPTAIRSLMGAGDGPVKATSRKTLRVLGSVGEPINPEAWEWYYRVVGEERCPIVDTWWQTETGGILISPLPGATALKPGSATQPFFGVQPQVVDAAGEVLEGPCSGNLVIADSWPAQMRTLFNDHERFVQAYFSAYPGKYFTGDGCRRDEDGYYWITGRVDDVINVSGHRLGTAEVESSLVAHIKVAEAAVVGYPHDLKGQGIYAYVTLMTGIEPSEELRKELVSWVRKDIGPIASPDIVHFAPGLPKTRSGKIMRRILRKIAEKEFSALGDTSTLADPSVVDDLIRERAN; this comes from the coding sequence ATGTCGGATAAAGTCTATCCTGTAACTGCTGAGTGGAGCAAATCCGCCTACGTCGACGCGGCCAAGTATAAGTCAATGTATGAGAGTTCGGTCTCGGAACCGGATAAGTTCTGGGGAGAGCACGGCAAGCGGATTGACTGGGTCAAACCCTACACCAAAGTCAAGAATACGTCGTTCGATCCGCACAATGTCTCGATCAAATGGTTCGAAGACGGCGTGACGAATGTCTCGACCAATTGCATCGACCGCCATTTGGCGACGCTGGGCGACCAGACCGCGATCATCTGGGAAGGCGACGACCCGAATGAATCGAAGCACATCACCTACAAGCAGCTGCACGAAGAAGTCTGCCGCCTCGCCAATGTCCTGAAGTCCTATGGGATCAGCAAGGGCGACACCGTCACGATCTATTTGCCGATGATCCCTGAGGCCGCTTACGCCATGCTGGCTTGCGCCCGGATCGGCGCCATCCATTCGATCGTGTTTGGCGGTTTCTCGGCGGATTCGCTTGGCGGCCGCATCGAGGGCTGCAAATCGAAGCTCATCATCACGGCCGACGAGGGATACCGCGGCGGACGCAAGGTGCCGCTGAAGGTCAACGCCGACGCGGCTATCAAGAAAGTCGACGGCATCGTTGAGACCATGATCGTGGTGCGGCGCACGGGAGGCAAGGTCGCCTGGACCGAGGGCCGCGACGTTTGGTACGACGAGGCGCTCGCCAAAGCCAGCCCCGACTGCCCGGCCGCAGAGATGAACGCCGAAGATCCGCTGTTCATTCTGTTCACCTCGGGCTCGACCGGCGCGCCGAAAGGCGTCGTGCATTCGACCGGCGGCTATCTCGTCTGGGCCTCGATGACCCATCAATATGTCTTCGATTATCGGCCGGGCGAGGTCTATTGGTGCACCGCCGACGTGGGCTGGGTGACCGGACACAGCTATATCGTCTATGGCCCGCTCGCCAATGGCGCAACGACGCTGATGTTCGAGGGGGTTCCGAGCTATCCCACCATCTCGCGGTTCTGGGACGTCGTCGACAAGCACCAGGTCAATATCTTTTATACGGCGCCGACGGCGATCCGCTCGCTGATGGGCGCCGGCGACGGACCGGTGAAGGCGACCAGCCGCAAGACTCTGCGCGTCCTTGGTTCGGTCGGCGAGCCGATCAATCCCGAGGCTTGGGAGTGGTACTACCGCGTTGTCGGCGAGGAGCGTTGTCCGATCGTCGACACCTGGTGGCAGACCGAGACCGGCGGCATTTTGATCAGCCCCTTGCCGGGGGCGACCGCGCTGAAGCCGGGTTCGGCAACGCAGCCCTTCTTCGGCGTGCAGCCGCAGGTGGTCGATGCGGCCGGCGAGGTGCTTGAGGGTCCCTGCAGCGGCAATCTCGTCATCGCCGATTCCTGGCCGGCGCAGATGCGCACCCTGTTCAACGATCACGAACGCTTCGTGCAGGCCTATTTCTCGGCCTATCCGGGCAAATATTTCACCGGCGACGGCTGCCGGCGCGACGAGGACGGCTATTACTGGATCACCGGCCGCGTCGACGACGTGATCAACGTCTCTGGCCACCGCCTCGGCACCGCCGAGGTGGAAAGCTCTCTGGTGGCCCACATCAAGGTCGCAGAGGCTGCGGTCGTCGGCTATCCGCACGACCTCAAGGGGCAGGGCATCTACGCCTATGTGACCCTGATGACCGGCATCGAGCCGAGCGAAGAGCTGCGGAAGGAGCTCGTGTCTTGGGTGCGCAAAGATATCGGGCCGATCGCCTCGCCCGATATCGTGCATTTCGCGCCCGGCCTGCCCAAAACCCGCTCTGGCAAGATCATGCGCCGCATCCTGCGCAAGATCGCGGAGAAGGAGTTTTCGGCTCTCGGCGACACCTCGACGCTTGCCGATCCGTCGGTGGTTGACGATCTGATTCGCGAGCGCGCGAACTAG